One Paraburkholderia agricolaris genomic region harbors:
- a CDS encoding aldose 1-epimerase: MTVANPVSASSQSRRARLNAAANPVLPGPSTSAVAVGETSGGELACITLANAHLRLDVAPTLGGGITRFDWRNDGALTPIFRRCRHVAADTQPNELACYPLLPYSNRIGGGHFNVAGRRIEVPKNRADEPLPIHGDGWLSAWQVAESDRENVRLTLDRQDGKPYAFHATQTYSLDGPTLVITLEIENAGREALPFGLGVHPFFVRDTDTELSAAAGGLWLSGDDWLPVRHVPAPPAWQFGVAYPLPEAIVNHAFTGWSGQAAVVWPKRRLSLNIAADTDYYVLYTPPGEEFFCFEPVDHPINAMNLAGGACENGMTMLKRGERLTRTFRFSVERTGLRSMPGTRGSRRRQ, translated from the coding sequence ATGACTGTTGCGAATCCTGTTTCTGCTTCTTCCCAGAGTCGGCGCGCGCGACTCAATGCGGCGGCCAATCCGGTGCTTCCGGGGCCGAGTACGTCGGCGGTTGCGGTCGGTGAGACAAGCGGCGGCGAACTTGCGTGCATCACGCTTGCCAACGCGCATTTGCGTCTCGACGTCGCGCCGACGCTCGGCGGCGGCATCACCCGTTTCGATTGGCGCAACGACGGCGCGCTCACGCCGATTTTCCGGCGCTGCCGTCATGTCGCCGCCGATACCCAGCCGAACGAGCTGGCCTGCTATCCGTTGCTGCCGTATTCGAACCGGATCGGCGGCGGTCATTTCAATGTGGCGGGGCGGCGTATCGAAGTGCCAAAGAATCGCGCCGACGAACCGCTGCCGATTCATGGCGACGGTTGGCTCTCTGCCTGGCAGGTCGCGGAATCGGACCGTGAAAATGTCCGTCTGACGCTCGATCGCCAGGACGGCAAACCGTACGCATTCCACGCGACGCAAACCTATTCGCTGGACGGCCCCACGCTCGTCATCACGCTGGAAATCGAGAATGCCGGCCGCGAGGCGTTGCCTTTCGGGTTGGGAGTGCATCCGTTTTTCGTGCGCGACACGGATACCGAACTGTCCGCGGCCGCCGGCGGCCTGTGGCTCTCCGGCGACGACTGGCTGCCGGTGCGTCACGTGCCGGCGCCGCCCGCGTGGCAATTCGGCGTGGCGTATCCGCTGCCGGAAGCCATCGTCAATCACGCATTCACGGGCTGGAGCGGGCAGGCGGCTGTGGTGTGGCCGAAGCGGCGCCTGTCGCTGAATATTGCCGCCGACACCGACTACTATGTGCTCTACACGCCACCCGGCGAAGAGTTCTTCTGCTTCGAGCCGGTCGATCACCCGATCAACGCGATGAATCTGGCGGGCGGCGCGTGCGAGAACGGCATGACGATGCTGAAACGCGGCGAGCGTCTGACGCGCACGTTCCGCTTCAGCGTTGAACGCACGGGTTTGCGCTCGATGCCGGGTACGCGTGGATCGCGGCGCCGCCAGTAG
- the pyrF gene encoding orotidine-5'-phosphate decarboxylase, whose protein sequence is MSNFIQTLNDAWQRTNSLLCVGLDPEPGKFPGALAGRPEAIFDFCRTIVDATAPYASSFKPQIAYFAAHRAEDQLEQLIAHIHANHPGLPVILDAKRGDIGSTAEQYAREAFERYRADAVTVNPYMGFDSIEPYLEHAGKGVIVLCRTSNPGGSDLQFLEAGGRPLYQVVAQLAADKWNASGQLGLVVGATFPKEIEVVRGIVGDMPLLIPGIGAQGGDVQATVNAGRTANGTGMLINSSRAIIYAGKDDDFAEAAAKAAMETRDRINAFR, encoded by the coding sequence ATGTCCAATTTCATCCAGACACTCAACGACGCCTGGCAGCGCACGAACTCGCTGCTGTGCGTCGGCCTCGATCCCGAGCCCGGCAAATTCCCGGGCGCGCTTGCGGGCCGCCCCGAGGCGATTTTCGACTTCTGCCGCACCATCGTCGATGCCACCGCGCCGTATGCGTCGTCGTTCAAGCCGCAGATCGCGTACTTCGCGGCGCATCGCGCGGAAGATCAACTCGAGCAACTGATCGCGCACATTCATGCGAACCACCCGGGCTTGCCGGTGATTCTGGACGCGAAGCGTGGCGACATCGGCAGCACCGCCGAGCAGTATGCGCGCGAGGCGTTCGAGCGTTATCGGGCGGATGCCGTGACGGTGAATCCGTATATGGGTTTTGATTCGATCGAGCCGTACCTGGAGCACGCGGGCAAGGGCGTGATCGTGTTGTGCCGGACCTCGAATCCGGGCGGCTCCGATCTGCAGTTTCTGGAGGCGGGTGGGCGCCCGTTGTATCAGGTCGTTGCGCAACTGGCGGCGGATAAGTGGAACGCGAGCGGCCAGTTGGGTCTCGTGGTCGGCGCGACGTTCCCGAAAGAGATCGAAGTGGTGCGTGGAATCGTCGGCGATATGCCGCTGCTGATTCCGGGCATCGGCGCGCAAGGCGGCGATGTTCAGGCGACGGTCAATGCCGGTCGTACGGCGAACGGCACCGGTATGCTGATCAACTCGTCGCGGGCGATTATTTATGCCGGCAAGGACGACGATTTCGCTGAAGCCGCGGCGAAAGCGGCGATGGAAACGCGTGACCGGATCAATGCGTTCCGGTGA
- a CDS encoding cupin domain-containing protein, producing MPDTPTSPAAKDELIRRFDLKPHPEGGFFSETYRSVDTVLRDDGSTQTRSASTAIYYLLCDGAHSAWHRIKSDEVWHFYAGEPLNVHVLDEAGSLITHKLGNALTHPDAVFQAVVPAGRWFAAECADPATFALVGCTVAPGFEFSEFELANVAALKAQHPQHAVFIERLGPSAQPV from the coding sequence ATGCCCGACACGCCGACTTCACCCGCAGCCAAAGACGAACTGATCCGCCGCTTCGATCTGAAGCCGCATCCGGAAGGGGGATTCTTTAGCGAGACGTATCGGTCCGTGGACACTGTTCTTCGCGATGACGGTTCGACGCAGACGCGCTCGGCGTCCACGGCGATTTACTACCTGCTCTGTGACGGCGCGCATTCGGCGTGGCATCGGATCAAATCCGACGAGGTCTGGCATTTCTACGCCGGCGAGCCGTTGAACGTCCACGTGCTCGACGAAGCGGGTTCGCTGATTACGCACAAGCTGGGCAATGCGCTAACCCATCCGGATGCCGTGTTTCAAGCGGTAGTGCCCGCAGGCCGGTGGTTTGCCGCGGAATGTGCGGACCCGGCGACGTTCGCGCTGGTGGGCTGCACAGTCGCGCCAGGATTTGAATTCAGCGAATTCGAGCTGGCGAATGTTGCAGCGCTGAAGGCGCAACATCCGCAGCATGCGGTGTTTATCGAGCGGCTGGGGCCAAGCGCTCAACCAGTCTGA
- a CDS encoding CinA family protein — protein MPTDSVVHQLAIRVSNRLRDERLMLVTAESCTGGMVATAITDISGSSGWFERGFVTYSNQAKSEMIGVPAELIEKHGAVSEQVARAMAEGALRNSRAQVSLSITGVAGPGGGTETKPVGMVSFGWSNRLHTSVETKVFKGDREKIRVQAAAHALRGVLALLDEREH, from the coding sequence ATGCCTACCGATTCCGTGGTTCATCAGCTCGCGATTCGCGTGAGCAACCGTCTGCGCGACGAGCGCCTGATGCTCGTCACCGCCGAATCCTGCACGGGCGGCATGGTGGCAACCGCGATCACCGATATTTCCGGCAGCAGCGGCTGGTTCGAGCGCGGTTTCGTCACGTATTCGAATCAGGCGAAATCCGAGATGATCGGCGTGCCAGCCGAGCTGATCGAAAAGCACGGCGCGGTCAGCGAGCAGGTGGCACGCGCGATGGCCGAGGGTGCGCTACGCAACAGCCGCGCGCAGGTGTCGTTGTCGATTACCGGCGTGGCCGGTCCGGGCGGCGGCACAGAAACCAAGCCGGTAGGCATGGTGTCGTTCGGCTGGAGCAATCGGCTGCATACGTCGGTGGAAACCAAAGTATTCAAGGGCGACCGCGAGAAGATCCGCGTGCAGGCTGCCGCGCACGCGTTGCGCGGCGTGCTGGCCCTGCTCGACGAACGCGAACATTAA
- a CDS encoding phosphatidylglycerophosphatase A family protein produces the protein MQTDPPLVPADEVIGNPPPNTSGPRAPRPQPRRATARFMLSHPLHILSLGFGSGLSPVAPGTVGTLFAWASFAVLSRYLTVIDWGVLIVASFLGGIAICGFTAKKLGTDDPSPVVWDEIVAFWLVLLMVTPVTLTGQFVAFIVFRFFDMVKPPPIGYFDRRLKGGFGIMFDDLVAAFFTLLVIALWRMSV, from the coding sequence ATGCAGACTGATCCCCCGCTGGTGCCCGCTGACGAAGTCATCGGCAATCCGCCGCCCAACACGTCCGGTCCTCGCGCGCCACGCCCTCAGCCGCGCCGCGCCACCGCGCGCTTCATGCTGTCGCACCCGCTGCACATCCTGTCGCTGGGTTTCGGCAGCGGTTTGTCGCCGGTTGCGCCGGGCACGGTCGGCACGCTGTTCGCATGGGCATCGTTCGCGGTCCTGAGCCGTTACCTGACCGTGATCGACTGGGGCGTGCTGATCGTCGCCAGCTTTCTCGGCGGCATTGCCATTTGCGGCTTCACCGCCAAAAAGCTCGGCACCGACGATCCGTCGCCGGTCGTCTGGGACGAAATCGTCGCGTTCTGGCTGGTGCTGCTGATGGTCACGCCGGTCACGCTGACCGGGCAGTTCGTCGCGTTCATCGTGTTCCGTTTCTTCGATATGGTGAAGCCGCCGCCAATCGGCTATTTCGATCGCCGACTGAAAGGTGGCTTTGGCATCATGTTCGATGACCTGGTCGCCGCGTTTTTCACGCTGCTCGTGATTGCGCTCTGGCGCATGTCGGTTTAA
- the thiL gene encoding thiamine-phosphate kinase yields MLSEFSLIDRFFARRAAAAPRADDGSLGIGDDCALLAPRRGEMLAISTDMLVEGRHFFPDVDPEALGHKALAVNLSDLAAMGAKPQAFTLGFSLPKADEAWLAAFSEGLFALAERYGCDLIGGDTTGGPLNLCLTVFGSVPPQAALRRDAAQPGDDIWISGTLGDARAGLGVQRGEWPADASDTATFRRALERPEPRIRLGLALRGIAHAALDLSDGLAGDLLHILKRSNVQATVDVDAVPRSDALRRLSPEIQQRCTLAGGDDYELCFTAPAAARAAVESAGREVAIPVTRIGTISALQSAADRPAIGWRNAAGTPLTLTLQGFDHFHAD; encoded by the coding sequence ATGCTCTCCGAGTTCTCGCTGATCGATCGCTTCTTCGCCCGCCGCGCCGCCGCGGCACCCCGTGCCGATGACGGCTCACTCGGCATCGGCGACGACTGCGCGCTCCTCGCGCCGCGGCGGGGAGAAATGCTGGCGATATCGACGGATATGCTGGTGGAAGGCCGTCACTTCTTTCCCGATGTCGATCCCGAGGCACTCGGTCATAAGGCGCTCGCGGTGAACCTGTCGGACCTGGCCGCGATGGGCGCGAAACCGCAGGCGTTCACACTGGGGTTCTCCTTGCCGAAGGCCGACGAAGCCTGGCTGGCCGCCTTTAGCGAGGGACTCTTCGCCCTGGCTGAGCGCTACGGCTGCGATCTGATCGGCGGCGATACGACCGGCGGTCCATTGAATTTGTGCCTTACCGTGTTCGGCAGCGTGCCGCCGCAAGCCGCGCTGCGCCGCGACGCCGCGCAACCGGGCGACGACATCTGGATCTCGGGCACACTTGGCGACGCCCGTGCGGGGCTGGGTGTGCAGCGCGGCGAGTGGCCTGCCGATGCCAGCGACACTGCGACGTTTCGTCGCGCCCTCGAACGCCCGGAGCCGCGCATCCGCCTGGGGCTCGCGTTGCGAGGAATCGCACACGCCGCGCTCGACCTGTCAGACGGACTTGCCGGCGACCTGCTGCACATCCTGAAACGCTCGAACGTGCAGGCCACCGTCGACGTCGACGCCGTGCCGCGTTCAGACGCGTTGCGCCGCCTCTCGCCCGAGATCCAGCAACGTTGCACGCTAGCCGGCGGCGACGATTACGAGCTCTGCTTCACCGCACCGGCTGCGGCACGCGCCGCGGTCGAATCAGCCGGCCGCGAGGTCGCGATACCGGTCACGCGCATCGGTACAATAAGCGCTCTTCAATCGGCGGCCGACCGACCGGCGATCGGTTGGCGCAATGCCGCCGGCACGCCTCTCACCCTGACGTTGCAAGGCTTCGACCATTTCCATGCAGACTGA
- a CDS encoding NADP-dependent malic enzyme, with protein sequence MPSNVYSNPHFEARLMSTPVNSKLREAALDYHEFPTPGKIAIAPTKQMINQRDLALAYSPGVAFACEEIVENPLNAARFTARSNLVGVVTNGTAVLGLGNIGPLASKPVMEGKAVLFKKFAGIDVFDIELNESDPHKLVDVIAALEPTFGGINLEDIKAPDCFIVERECRKRMKIPVFHDDQHGTAIVVAAAITNGLKVVGKDIKSVKLVSSGAGAAALACLDLLVDIGLPLENITVTDLAGVVYKGRVELMDPDKERFARETDARTLAEAIGGADIFLGLSAGGVLKQDMVKQMADKPLILALANPTPEILPELALEVRPDAVLCTGRTDYPNQVNNVLVFPFLFRGALDAGATTVTREMEIAAVNAIAELARQEQSDIVATAYGIQDLSFGPEYLIPKPFDPRLIVKVAPAVAKAAMDSGVAERPIEDMEAYEQHLQQFVYHSGTTMKPIFQLARGVEPEKKRIVFAEGEEERVLRAMQIIVDEKLAKPILIGRPAVIEQRIARYGLRLVAGQDYTVVNTDHDERYRDFWQQYHKMMSRKGITEQMAKLEMRRRTTLIGAMMVERGEADGMICGTVSTTHRHLHFIDQVIGKKEGAKVYAAMNALVLPNRQIFLVDTHVNVDPTPEQLAEITIMAAEEVRRFGIEPKVALLSHSNFGSSNAPTAQKMRDTLAILRERAPDLQVDGEMHGDLALDANLRREVLPDSTLEGDANLLVLPNIDAANISYNLLKTAAGNNIAIGPMLLGAAKPVHVLTASATVRRIVNMTALLVADVIAAR encoded by the coding sequence ATGCCGTCGAACGTCTATTCTAATCCGCACTTCGAAGCCCGCCTTATGTCGACTCCCGTCAATAGTAAACTCCGCGAAGCCGCCCTCGATTATCACGAGTTCCCGACTCCGGGCAAGATCGCGATCGCACCGACCAAGCAGATGATCAACCAGCGCGACCTCGCGCTGGCGTACTCGCCGGGCGTCGCGTTCGCGTGTGAGGAAATTGTCGAGAATCCGCTGAACGCCGCGCGTTTCACCGCGCGCAGCAACCTGGTCGGCGTCGTCACGAACGGCACCGCCGTGCTGGGTCTGGGCAACATCGGACCGCTCGCGTCGAAGCCGGTCATGGAAGGCAAGGCCGTCCTGTTCAAGAAGTTCGCCGGCATCGACGTGTTCGATATCGAGTTGAACGAGTCCGATCCGCACAAGCTGGTCGACGTGATCGCCGCGCTGGAACCGACCTTCGGCGGCATCAACCTCGAAGACATCAAGGCGCCGGATTGCTTCATCGTCGAACGCGAATGCCGCAAGCGCATGAAGATTCCGGTTTTCCACGACGACCAGCATGGCACGGCCATTGTTGTCGCGGCCGCCATCACCAATGGTCTGAAGGTGGTTGGTAAAGACATCAAGAGCGTCAAGCTGGTGTCGTCCGGCGCGGGCGCAGCGGCACTGGCGTGTCTGGATCTGCTGGTCGACATCGGTCTGCCGCTCGAAAACATCACCGTCACTGACCTGGCCGGCGTGGTCTACAAGGGCCGCGTCGAGTTGATGGACCCGGACAAGGAACGCTTTGCACGCGAAACCGACGCTCGCACGCTCGCTGAGGCGATCGGCGGCGCGGACATTTTCCTCGGCCTCTCGGCCGGCGGCGTGCTGAAGCAGGACATGGTCAAGCAGATGGCCGACAAGCCGCTGATTCTGGCGCTGGCCAATCCGACCCCCGAAATCCTGCCGGAACTGGCGCTCGAAGTGCGTCCGGACGCCGTGCTCTGCACGGGCCGTACGGACTACCCGAACCAGGTGAACAACGTGCTGGTGTTCCCGTTCCTGTTCCGCGGTGCGCTGGATGCGGGCGCGACAACCGTCACGCGTGAAATGGAAATCGCCGCGGTCAACGCGATTGCCGAACTGGCGCGCCAGGAGCAGAGCGATATCGTCGCGACCGCGTACGGCATCCAGGATCTCTCGTTTGGCCCGGAATACCTGATTCCGAAGCCGTTCGACCCGCGCCTGATCGTCAAGGTCGCGCCGGCGGTGGCGAAGGCCGCGATGGATTCCGGTGTTGCCGAGCGTCCGATCGAGGACATGGAAGCGTACGAACAGCATCTGCAGCAGTTCGTGTACCACAGCGGCACCACCATGAAGCCGATTTTCCAGCTGGCGCGGGGCGTCGAGCCGGAGAAGAAGCGCATTGTGTTCGCGGAAGGCGAGGAAGAGCGCGTGCTGCGCGCCATGCAGATCATCGTCGACGAAAAGCTCGCGAAGCCGATCCTGATCGGTCGTCCGGCGGTGATCGAACAGCGCATCGCGCGTTACGGCCTGCGCCTGGTCGCGGGTCAGGACTACACGGTCGTGAACACCGATCACGACGAGCGTTATCGCGATTTCTGGCAGCAATATCACAAGATGATGTCGCGCAAGGGCATCACCGAGCAGATGGCCAAGCTCGAAATGCGCCGCCGTACCACGCTGATCGGCGCGATGATGGTGGAACGCGGCGAGGCGGACGGCATGATCTGCGGCACGGTGTCCACCACGCATCGCCACCTGCACTTCATCGATCAGGTGATCGGCAAGAAGGAAGGCGCGAAGGTCTACGCGGCAATGAATGCGCTGGTGTTGCCGAACCGGCAGATTTTCCTCGTCGACACGCACGTGAACGTCGACCCGACGCCGGAGCAGTTGGCCGAGATCACGATCATGGCGGCGGAAGAAGTACGCCGCTTCGGTATCGAACCGAAGGTCGCGCTGCTGTCGCATTCGAACTTCGGCTCGAGCAATGCGCCGACCGCGCAGAAAATGCGCGACACGCTGGCGATCTTGCGCGAGCGCGCGCCGGACTTGCAAGTGGACGGCGAAATGCACGGCGACCTCGCGCTCGACGCGAACCTGCGCCGCGAAGTGCTGCCCGACTCGACGCTCGAAGGCGACGCGAACCTGCTGGTGCTGCCGAACATCGACGCGGCCAACATCTCGTACAACCTGCTGAAGACCGCCGCGGGCAACAACATCGCGATTGGTCCGATGCTGCTCGGCGCGGCCAAGCCGGTGCACGTGCTGACGGCCTCGGCGACGGTTCGCCGGATCGTCAACATGACCGCGCTGCTGGTGGCTGACGTAATTGCAGCCCGCTGA
- a CDS encoding ribonuclease — protein sequence MARKWQRIKGVLIGALTLCALSGSVPGAFARDYTAPADTQAQVQGTIAAAQLPREAVNTLNLIAAGGPYPYEKDGIVFGNRERLLPPHRRGYYHEYTVPTPRSRNRGARRIVCGGPPQRIDNCYYSDDHYTSFNRIVE from the coding sequence ATGGCACGCAAGTGGCAGCGCATTAAAGGCGTGCTGATCGGTGCTTTGACGCTCTGCGCTTTATCCGGCTCCGTGCCTGGCGCGTTTGCGCGCGACTACACGGCACCCGCCGATACACAAGCACAGGTGCAGGGCACCATCGCTGCGGCGCAGTTGCCGCGCGAAGCAGTCAATACATTGAACTTGATTGCCGCGGGCGGGCCTTACCCGTATGAGAAGGACGGCATCGTATTCGGCAATCGCGAACGGTTGCTACCGCCGCATCGGCGCGGCTATTACCACGAATACACCGTTCCCACGCCTCGCTCGAGAAACCGCGGGGCGCGTCGCATCGTCTGCGGAGGTCCGCCACAGCGGATCGACAACTGTTACTACTCGGACGACCATTACACCAGTTTTAATCGTATTGTTGAATGA
- a CDS encoding barstar family protein, protein MSDNVYAHDSGVATDLFAAGDGNLFQRVMRMRAGDQGRDNQSEGSTVLSSNEEPMSLFKTVRPNIVQSIRAFRVQDLADEANQLGQHFLYAYCANAQSKQEVLETIATSFLFPKHFGKNYDALYDCLTDLVHKAGTQPGFVIVLEQLPVAQKFDKEGRETLLDVFREAAEFWAERKVAFRVFYSFA, encoded by the coding sequence ATGAGCGACAACGTCTACGCGCACGACTCCGGAGTCGCGACGGATCTTTTCGCGGCCGGCGACGGCAATTTGTTCCAGCGCGTCATGCGGATGCGCGCCGGCGACCAGGGCCGGGATAACCAGAGCGAAGGCAGCACTGTGCTTTCATCGAACGAGGAGCCCATGAGCCTTTTCAAGACCGTACGACCGAACATCGTACAGTCGATCCGCGCGTTTCGCGTGCAGGATCTCGCTGACGAGGCCAATCAACTCGGCCAGCATTTTCTTTATGCGTACTGCGCGAATGCCCAGTCCAAACAGGAAGTGCTGGAGACCATTGCCACGTCGTTTCTGTTTCCGAAGCATTTCGGCAAAAATTACGACGCGCTCTACGATTGCCTGACCGATCTGGTCCATAAGGCCGGCACGCAGCCCGGGTTCGTGATCGTGCTCGAGCAGTTGCCGGTCGCGCAGAAGTTCGACAAGGAAGGGCGTGAGACGCTCCTCGACGTGTTTCGCGAGGCGGCCGAGTTCTGGGCCGAGCGCAAGGTCGCGTTCCGAGTGTTTTATTCGTTTGCCTAA
- a CDS encoding 16S rRNA (uracil(1498)-N(3))-methyltransferase, with product MPRFFVGTPLKPDDIMQLPDDVTRHILVLRLQPGDSIVLFNGEGGEYSAELVEVERRSAKVRIHEFRNIEVEPPYHLTLAQGIAGGDKMDWLIEKAVELGASCFVPLTTTRSVVRLSGDRAQRRHVHWQGIVRASCEQCGRNRLPEVVPVREIATWLGALPRAPEEGELRILLSPRASISFSALPANPPFGRVTVLVGPEGGFSAAEEAAATDHGFTAVGLGPRVLRTETAGIAVLSALAARWGGW from the coding sequence ATGCCTCGCTTCTTCGTCGGTACGCCTCTCAAGCCCGACGACATCATGCAGTTGCCCGATGACGTCACGCGCCACATCCTCGTACTGCGTTTGCAGCCCGGCGATTCGATCGTGCTTTTCAATGGCGAAGGCGGCGAATACAGCGCCGAACTCGTCGAAGTCGAACGCCGCTCGGCCAAGGTGAGAATTCACGAATTCCGCAATATCGAAGTGGAGCCGCCGTATCACCTCACACTCGCGCAAGGCATTGCCGGCGGCGACAAGATGGACTGGCTCATCGAGAAGGCCGTCGAACTCGGGGCATCGTGTTTCGTGCCGCTGACCACCACGCGCAGCGTCGTGCGTCTTTCCGGCGACCGCGCGCAGCGGCGGCATGTTCACTGGCAGGGCATCGTGCGGGCGTCGTGCGAACAATGCGGGCGCAATCGCCTGCCTGAGGTGGTACCGGTGCGCGAGATCGCCACGTGGCTCGGCGCGCTCCCCCGCGCACCTGAAGAAGGCGAGTTGCGCATTCTGCTGTCGCCGCGTGCAAGCATCAGCTTTTCAGCGCTGCCCGCCAATCCGCCGTTCGGGCGTGTAACGGTGCTGGTCGGCCCCGAAGGCGGTTTTTCCGCAGCGGAAGAAGCCGCTGCGACCGATCACGGATTTACCGCAGTCGGTCTCGGTCCACGTGTGTTGCGTACGGAAACCGCCGGCATCGCGGTACTCTCGGCGTTGGCCGCCCGCTGGGGCGGTTGGTAA
- a CDS encoding VOC family protein: MTASRPAGVPWLTPYLTVRDARAATAFFEAAFGFEIRDSVQDDGVVMHVEMTYQGQLIVMFAPEGAFGSAAKTPKSAGAIAPQSFYVYVDDVDAVYTRALAAGAKSLSEPQDQFWGDRFAQVEDLDGYRWALARHLS; encoded by the coding sequence ATGACCGCCTCCCGCCCAGCCGGTGTGCCCTGGTTGACCCCCTATCTGACGGTGCGCGACGCACGTGCCGCGACCGCGTTTTTCGAAGCGGCATTCGGCTTCGAGATACGCGATAGCGTTCAGGACGACGGCGTCGTCATGCATGTCGAGATGACCTATCAAGGCCAGCTGATCGTGATGTTCGCGCCGGAAGGCGCGTTCGGCTCGGCGGCGAAAACCCCCAAGAGCGCGGGCGCGATTGCGCCGCAATCGTTTTATGTCTATGTCGACGATGTCGACGCGGTTTACACGCGGGCGCTGGCCGCCGGCGCAAAATCGCTGAGCGAGCCACAGGATCAGTTCTGGGGCGACCGGTTTGCCCAGGTCGAAGATCTGGACGGCTACCGTTGGGCGCTCGCTCGCCACCTTTCCTGA
- the speE gene encoding polyamine aminopropyltransferase has translation MSAPLLFRPTADAVYGFPNARRLACVDSPYQRIEVWDTPQLGRLFTLDGRPMTSTGDEFIYHECMVHPAALAHPAPKAALVLGGGDGGAARQLLKHAGIARIVVAELDAEVVRLTREYLADVQDGAFDDPRVELVIGDAADYVAGIDAKAAAQFDLVVFDLTPPDSPAASLYTLDFYRQLKRVMSPGAVLTLHLGSPYFHAERVAGLLDDLRDTFAVVRTMHTFIPLYGSLWMMASASDTLDPAALTAETLTQRLAARRIDSLKHYDAALHTGLFSASRSVRDKLSQFLKPSS, from the coding sequence GTGAGCGCTCCCCTGCTTTTTCGACCCACCGCCGACGCCGTCTACGGATTTCCGAACGCTCGGCGGCTTGCGTGCGTCGATTCGCCCTATCAGCGTATCGAGGTATGGGACACGCCGCAGCTCGGCCGGCTGTTTACGCTCGACGGCCGCCCGATGACCTCGACCGGCGACGAATTCATCTACCACGAATGCATGGTGCATCCAGCCGCGCTGGCGCATCCTGCGCCGAAAGCAGCGCTGGTGCTGGGCGGCGGCGATGGCGGCGCCGCGCGGCAATTGCTGAAACACGCCGGCATCGCGCGAATCGTGGTGGCGGAGCTCGATGCCGAAGTCGTGCGTCTGACCCGCGAGTATCTCGCCGACGTGCAAGACGGCGCTTTCGACGATCCACGTGTCGAACTGGTGATTGGCGATGCCGCGGATTATGTCGCGGGGATCGATGCAAAGGCCGCAGCGCAGTTCGATCTGGTTGTCTTCGACCTGACCCCGCCGGATTCACCTGCCGCGAGCCTGTACACACTGGACTTCTATCGGCAACTCAAGCGAGTCATGAGTCCGGGCGCCGTCCTCACGCTGCATCTCGGCTCACCGTACTTCCACGCTGAACGAGTCGCCGGCCTGCTCGACGATCTGCGCGACACCTTCGCCGTCGTGCGCACGATGCATACCTTCATCCCGCTCTACGGCTCGCTCTGGATGATGGCGAGCGCCAGCGATACGCTCGACCCTGCAGCTCTCACCGCCGAAACACTTACCCAGCGCCTCGCCGCGCGCCGAATCGATTCGCTAAAACACTACGATGCCGCTCTGCACACCGGACTGTTCTCGGCTTCCCGCTCCGTGCGCGATAAACTAAGTCAATTCTTAAAGCCATCAAGCTAA